The following are encoded in a window of Dysidea avara chromosome 4, odDysAvar1.4, whole genome shotgun sequence genomic DNA:
- the LOC136253524 gene encoding ficolin-1-like has translation MNIITQLVILTLSLLLVNADLYCTNLYKDFKHKCTPSLITIRSCCDLKTFSPPPGIFKMSTRTFGTADVYCDTATDGGGWIVIQRNRKDSKVNFNKNWIDYEKGFGNLTTDFWYGLEAIHCFTQTGQWEMRVDYQKNDKTWSYLHYNQFSVGSASEEYPLTVGQFTGEGTDRFVSSPLNGMKFSTPDNDNDKSSSNCAEKAKDGFWYNRCSHINPNRQPPWVAGDILSIAMKIRPKDCITH, from the coding sequence ATGAACATCATTACACAACTTGTCATATTGACACTGTCATTACTACTGGTCAATGCTGATCTATACTGTACCAACCTATACAAGGACTTCAAACACAAGTGTACTCCATCACTGATCACCATTAGAAGTTGCTGTGACCTCAAAACCTTCTCACCACCTCCTGGAATATTCAAGATGAGTACAAGAACATTCGGAACTGCTGATGTCTACTGTGACACGGCCACTGATGGTGGAGGATGGATTGTGATACAGAGAAACAGGAAGGATAGTAAAGTAAACTTTAATAAGAATTGGATTGATTATGAAAAAGGATTTGGAAATCTGACAACCGACTTCTGGTATGGTCTGGAGGCAATTCATTGCTTTACACAAACTGGCCAATGGGAGATGAGAGTGGATTATCAAAAGAATGACAAGACCTGGTCCTACCTCCATTACAATCAGTTCAGTGTAGGTAGTGCCAGTGAAGAATACCCACTGACTGTTGGACAGTTTACTGGAGAAGGTACTGACCGGTTTGTATCTAGTCCACTGAATGGGATGAAATTCAGCACTCCAGACAATGACAATGATAAGAGTAGTAGTAACTGTGCAGAAAAAGCAAAGGATGGGTTTTGGTACAACAGGTGTAGTCATATCAACCCCAACAGACAACCACCATGGGTAGCTGGAGATATACTGTCAATTGCAATGAAGATCCGTCCCAAGGATTGCATCACTCACTAA